The sequence below is a genomic window from Denitratisoma sp. DHT3.
AGCCGCCACCATCCGCCGCCTGGCCAACGAACTGGGCCAGGCCGCGCACATCGGCGAGACCATCGAGATCGACGGCAAGACCTATCCCTACCGTCCGGCCTCGGTGTCCGGCTACCGTGGTCTCAGCACCCACACCAACGCGCTCCACACCTCCTGGGCGATGGAGCTGATCAACGTACTGATCGGCTCCACCCGCGCCGTGGGCGGCGCCCGGGCCTGGATCGGCACCATGATGCATGAGATGCCAGCCACTACCCTACCAGGACCAGATGGCCTGATTGCTACACCATTTCAGCCGATACCATTTAACTTTCCTCCCAAGCTGACGACTATCCAGGAGTTTTTCCCAATGGCGTTCGATGCTGGACTTTTAGCATATGAAACTCAAGCACATCCTGAACTTTACAGTAGCACCCCCATAGAAATGTTGATCTTTGAGGCCGGAAACCCTGTTCTTACCGGTCAGAATCCTAAGTCCGCGATAGCCGGTTTGAAGGCCATACCCTATGTGGTGGACATCACACTCTATGTGGACGAGACGGCGTTATTTGCCGACTTGGTTTTACCGGATGTCACCTACTTGGAGCGTTATGGTTGGGAAGGCATGTGGTCCGTGGAGGATGAAGGGGTTCAGATTCAGCAACCGGTGGTGGAACCCCTCTATGGGGTCCGACATAGTGCCGATATCTATATTGAACTTGCCAGTCGCCTGGGCTTCATGACGGGCCCGTTGGGCTTCAGTTCGTTTTTAAGCATGCTACAAACGCTTGGGGGACCACCAGAGGGACAGGAGCACGTCAATGATATTGGACATATCTATCGGAGTGCCAAGGAATATGTGGAGACCTTTGTGAGGGTTGTTGCACCCAAGGAGGAAACCCTGATCTGGCAGCAGGGTCACAATTTACGTACTAAGCCGGTGGTCAAACGCTACGCACCGAGCTGCTTCGGCGGCCACCGCATTCCTCTCTATTCCAACTGGTTCAAGCAGGTAGGTGATGATCTGCGGCGCAACATGGAGAGCAATGACGTCTTTGCCAAGGCGCCGGGCCTGGATCCTGAGCGGGTATTTTTCGAATATGCGCCTTTACCGTTCTGGTTTCCCAGCGTTCTGGAGAGTGAACCGCCGGAATTCGACCTTTACGTAATGAATTGGAGAACTGCCATGGGAGGCGTTGGTGCGGGAACTGTACCCGCCACGAATGTCTGGTTGTTGGAAGCTGCTGAACGCGATCCGTATTTTTCCCGCATCCTGATCAATTCCGCCACAGCACGGAAAAAGAAGCTGGAGGACGGCCAGCGGGTCTGCGTCGAATCCCCCCACGGCCGCATCGAGGGGACTCTGAAATGTACCGAGACCATCCACCCCGAGGTGCTGGGTACCATCGGTTGCTGGGGCCACATCACCGACGCCGCGGTGGCCAAGGGGCACGGACCAGGCCATTTCAACAGTCTGCTAGGCCATGGTCTGAAATATATGGGGCCATCTACTCTCCAGGCGGAATGCGCCGCACGAGTAAAGATTTATCCGGCTCAGTGACGAGATGTTGGATTAGTCAATCCCAGTCCAAACTTCGAGGCTTTACTATGTCTTTGATGATTAATGATGAATGCATCAACTGCGATGTTTGCGAGAGTGAATGTCCTAATCATGCAATTTACCAGGGTAATGATATTTACATTATTGATTCGGCCAAGTGCACAGAGTGTGTAGGGCA
It includes:
- a CDS encoding molybdopterin-dependent oxidoreductase; translated protein: MSHVDATTSTPADQWVPSHCSMCYHGCPILAHVKDGVLVKIEGNPTTPATRGRLCPKGNAGAMRLYDPKRLKVPLRRTNPEKGLDVDPGWEEITWDAAVDILEQKLRAIREKDPNLLAMGGFNPHSWHWNNAFGMSFGTVNSSKILFSAMGHMCGNGAHTAGEMIHNSMNTHPDLEYAEYAMIVGAAIGEAYQGAVAYGRIMGDAKGREKFKMVVVDPQQSRAAAMADEWVPIRPATDGALLLAMMHVLLHEAKIYDAHYLRVHTNAGYLIGGDGYPLRHADSSKPLVWDLASGQALEYDDPAVNGDQADQAALLGVFQTLVGEGRPGFQLLHDHLKQYTPEWAEPITSVAAATIRRLANELGQAAHIGETIEIDGKTYPYRPASVSGYRGLSTHTNALHTSWAMELINVLIGSTRAVGGARAWIGTMMHEMPATTLPGPDGLIATPFQPIPFNFPPKLTTIQEFFPMAFDAGLLAYETQAHPELYSSTPIEMLIFEAGNPVLTGQNPKSAIAGLKAIPYVVDITLYVDETALFADLVLPDVTYLERYGWEGMWSVEDEGVQIQQPVVEPLYGVRHSADIYIELASRLGFMTGPLGFSSFLSMLQTLGGPPEGQEHVNDIGHIYRSAKEYVETFVRVVAPKEETLIWQQGHNLRTKPVVKRYAPSCFGGHRIPLYSNWFKQVGDDLRRNMESNDVFAKAPGLDPERVFFEYAPLPFWFPSVLESEPPEFDLYVMNWRTAMGGVGAGTVPATNVWLLEAAERDPYFSRILINSATARKKKLEDGQRVCVESPHGRIEGTLKCTETIHPEVLGTIGCWGHITDAAVAKGHGPGHFNSLLGHGLKYMGPSTLQAECAARVKIYPAQ
- a CDS encoding YfhL family 4Fe-4S dicluster ferredoxin, yielding MSLMINDECINCDVCESECPNHAIYQGNDIYIIDSAKCTECVGHFDEPQCLEVCPVDCIFPDPVHIEQQSELMSKFLKLVALNAC